A segment of the Pseudomonadales bacterium genome:
GGGTTAGTTTTCTGTATTCCATTTGCTTTTTCCTTATCTTAAGACTTTTAGCGGTCCAAGGTAAGGAAAAAGCCTATTGCCGAAAAAGTAAAACTATAAGGTAAGGGTAGGAAAGGCCTTTCGACCTCCCCTCCTTCCGAACCGTACGTGCGGTTCTCCCGCATACGGCTCTCCGGTCAGTGATTACTCCGAAGAGATTGAACTTCAGCCACGAACATACTGTACAACGAGACGTATCCTCTTGACTCAAACCAGGCATTATTCCATCTTATTCGTTGTGACATTTCTTTACCCGAACCACGTTTCTTGTTCCTTTTCATCTGAATACGTCGCATCCTTCGTCGGGCAAAGCCATCCAAACCTGTAAAAGTATACTCATTACTATGCTTAAAGTAATTAAACCATCCGCGATACCTTACTACCAGTTGTGCACAGATATGCTCCATACAATGCGGATTATTCCTTCTGGTAATGTAACGGATAGTATCTTTGATTTTCTTTAAGCTACTAAGTCTGGGCCACCACCTGATTCTGCCCCGCTTTGTACGTTCAAAATGATATCCCAGGAACTCAAAATAAGAACCTGTCATTTCCATATTAACAACACGGGTTTTCTCAGGGTGGAGCCGAAGCTTATTCTCCTTCATCCAGTCATGAACTGTTTCCAGAGCCATGTTTGCTTCTTGCTGACTTTTGCACATGATTACAAAATCATCTGCATAGCGCACTAAGTGAAGACCTTTCTTTTCGAGAAGCTTATCCAGTGGATCGAGAAATATATTTGCCAGAAGCGGACTGATAACACCTCCTTGAGGTGATCCATTGTCAACTTCGTAATATTTCATGTTTTCCATGATTCCTTGTTTAAGGAACATACGGATAAGCCTCAAGACCTTCTTGTCACTGATCTTTTCAGCAATTAAATCCATGAGTATAGCATGATCGATTTCATCAAAGTAGCTTTTAATGTCAGCATCAACTATGAACATTCTATCATCGCGAAGTTCGGTCATGACTGTTCGGAGTGCATCTTTGCAACCCAAACCCTTTCGAAAGCCAAAACTTCTTGGTGAAAAGTCCACATCAAATATCGGCTCAATGACATTCTTTAAAGCTGTTTGTACAACTCGATCTCTTACCGTTGGGATTCCCAGTGGGCGCTTTTCGGTAGTGCCCGGTTTAGGAATGTAGACCCGACGTATGGCATGGGGCTTATAACTTTCATCTCGTAATAACTCTTGTTCAGTCTTTAAGTTATGAAGACGGTTAGAGTTATAACTAGATACAGTCACACAGTCTATTCCAGGTTTACCATTATTAGAGAGAACACGGTCACATGCCTCTGATAAGTTAACCAAAGAATAGACTTTATCATAAAGGCTATACCATTTGCCTCGTTTTACTCCATTGCTTAGAGCGTTCAACATACGGCTTGTCCAGACCGAAGGCGTCTCTATTGCTTGTATAGGTCGTTTAACCACTCTTACAATTCCTTCTTGTTTCTGTTCAATTCCGTATTCACTTTCCTGCCTTCCTTTGCTCCTTTGGCTTTCACCAAGATCATCACTCATATGAAGGCTCCGACTTCTGCCTGAGCAAGTCGTTGTCCCAGACAGATCTCCCAAAGTCCACACACAGCTTCCTATGGAACCATTCCATCTCTAACCACCCGCCAGCGAGATGCAACCGCTTTACATCCCTGTTTAGATCAGCGTTGCAACCTAGTTCTGAACTTCACCCTGCGCTCGAGAGCTCGTTTCACTGGCTGGCCAAATCGAGTTCGTCAAATCCTACGGACTGGTTCCTCATCTTCCGTTGCTCTCCACCCCACCTCACGGTGACGCAGTTACAGTCGACTACAGACTCAACAGGTTTGTCTGGTGAGGTATCTCACCTCACTAAA
Coding sequences within it:
- the ltrA gene encoding group II intron reverse transcriptase/maturase, with the protein product MEQKQEGIVRVVKRPIQAIETPSVWTSRMLNALSNGVKRGKWYSLYDKVYSLVNLSEACDRVLSNNGKPGIDCVTVSSYNSNRLHNLKTEQELLRDESYKPHAIRRVYIPKPGTTEKRPLGIPTVRDRVVQTALKNVIEPIFDVDFSPRSFGFRKGLGCKDALRTVMTELRDDRMFIVDADIKSYFDEIDHAILMDLIAEKISDKKVLRLIRMFLKQGIMENMKYYEVDNGSPQGGVISPLLANIFLDPLDKLLEKKGLHLVRYADDFVIMCKSQQEANMALETVHDWMKENKLRLHPEKTRVVNMEMTGSYFEFLGYHFERTKRGRIRWWPRLSSLKKIKDTIRYITRRNNPHCMEHICAQLVVRYRGWFNYFKHSNEYTFTGLDGFARRRMRRIQMKRNKKRGSGKEMSQRIRWNNAWFESRGYVSLYSMFVAEVQSLRSNH